Proteins encoded together in one Candidatus Dependentiae bacterium window:
- a CDS encoding PD40 domain-containing protein, translated as MIKNIFKVTLILVIAVTTFRQQDLLSSSSVTLTPFKSFDYGRVNLMSAAWSPNGEMLALGGNGPISTSGTIDFMNDHELRVCHYLQGEFKNFASSPYKPYIFTVAWSPNGKHLVVGGNTGSAANASDLQVFSITGKTSMVMVTSVDYGYDNHILNAAWSPDGKFIAFGGDGAQQTGGFNNRDGLRIYGFDGVTLTPITSQSYGPTAPGGYGCQIFQVAWSPDGKTLAIGGFAPAAAGGFNNTHGLRLYSFDGKNLTPLTSEDYGDVIYALAWSPDGSKLAVGGIGVRPASGIFANNNSLRIYNFAGGALTPVASDSCGPEVRSIKWFANGKSLIVAGRLDPNNKEGFGNQYEVKIYGFDNQALTPLAGQSYGNIVFTVALSPDEKTLVVGGNPPTANTGGFTDYKMVRVYALSSQDKNPIPAPVVPPAQFPKPAPVALAVPVAVLPAKPDYSVNIQRIKNRISKIKEECDRLRKEIENLNQALVNLKSGNQDPIQASMSVCEQSKTHLAKRLAFIEQDRAQLKEQLLQALEQMRALMDRIKQGKPVTIEIIEQKAPIAAAPVAELYVPAAQAAAQKKDGVKKVKKRKKAAKKNKKPKTKKSKKTAKNDARGGVQRKGSAPRKAPVKKSVSKKAIQPVKNKTAVKK; from the coding sequence ATGATAAAAAATATTTTCAAAGTTACTCTGATATTAGTTATAGCCGTTACAACATTCAGACAGCAAGATCTTTTGTCGAGTTCTTCTGTGACGCTTACCCCTTTTAAGAGCTTTGATTACGGAAGAGTGAATCTCATGAGCGCTGCTTGGAGCCCTAACGGAGAGATGTTAGCGCTTGGTGGTAATGGTCCAATCAGCACAAGTGGTACAATTGACTTTATGAATGATCATGAGTTGCGTGTGTGTCATTATTTGCAGGGTGAGTTCAAAAATTTTGCCAGTAGTCCTTATAAGCCATACATTTTTACAGTTGCTTGGTCACCGAATGGTAAGCATCTTGTGGTGGGCGGAAACACAGGATCTGCTGCAAATGCCAGTGACCTTCAGGTATTTAGTATAACGGGTAAAACTTCAATGGTTATGGTTACAAGTGTTGACTATGGTTATGACAATCATATTTTAAATGCAGCATGGTCTCCTGATGGGAAATTTATTGCATTTGGAGGGGATGGTGCTCAGCAAACTGGTGGATTTAATAATCGAGATGGGCTAAGAATATATGGATTTGATGGAGTAACATTAACTCCTATCACCAGTCAGTCATACGGACCAACAGCTCCAGGTGGATATGGATGTCAAATTTTTCAGGTGGCATGGTCACCAGATGGAAAGACTCTTGCAATTGGAGGATTTGCTCCAGCAGCAGCAGGTGGATTTAATAATACTCATGGTTTAAGGCTGTATAGCTTTGATGGAAAAAATCTGACTCCTTTGACAAGTGAAGATTATGGTGATGTTATTTATGCATTAGCATGGTCTCCTGATGGCTCTAAGCTTGCAGTTGGTGGTATTGGTGTTCGACCAGCTTCTGGTATTTTTGCAAATAACAACTCTTTACGAATTTATAATTTTGCTGGAGGAGCTTTAACTCCTGTGGCAAGCGATTCTTGTGGTCCTGAAGTTCGTTCAATTAAATGGTTTGCAAATGGCAAGTCTTTAATTGTTGCTGGACGATTAGACCCTAATAATAAAGAAGGTTTTGGTAATCAGTATGAAGTGAAAATATATGGTTTTGATAACCAAGCACTTACTCCATTGGCAGGACAAAGTTATGGAAACATCGTTTTCACGGTTGCATTAAGCCCTGATGAAAAAACTTTGGTGGTTGGAGGTAATCCTCCTACCGCCAATACAGGAGGATTTACTGATTACAAAATGGTTAGAGTTTATGCATTGAGTAGTCAAGATAAAAATCCAATACCAGCACCTGTAGTTCCACCAGCACAATTCCCTAAGCCTGCCCCTGTAGCTCTAGCTGTACCAGTTGCAGTGCTCCCAGCAAAACCAGACTACAGTGTTAACATTCAAAGAATAAAAAATAGGATTAGCAAAATAAAAGAAGAGTGCGACCGTTTACGTAAAGAAATTGAGAATCTGAATCAGGCACTAGTAAACTTGAAATCTGGTAATCAAGATCCGATTCAAGCGAGCATGAGTGTTTGTGAACAATCAAAAACTCATTTAGCAAAACGTCTTGCATTTATTGAGCAAGATCGCGCACAACTTAAAGAACAATTATTGCAAGCGCTTGAGCAGATGCGCGCATTGATGGATCGCATTAAGCAAGGCAAGCCTGTAACGATTGAAATTATTGAGCAGAAAGCACCAATAGCCGCAGCGCCCGTTGCGGAGCTTTATGTACCAGCAGCACAAGCAGCAGCTCAAAAGAAAGATGGAGTTAAGAAAGTTAAGAAGCGTAAGAAGGCTGCTAAGAAAAATAAGAAACCAAAGACTAAAAAATCAAAGAAGACTGCTAAGAACGATGCTCGTGGTGGCGTGCAGCGCAAAGGGAGTGCACCCCGAAAAGCTCCAGTAAAAAAATCTGTATCAAAAAAAGCAATACAGCCGGTAAAAAATAAAACTGCAGTAAAAAAATAA